Proteins from one Gossypium raimondii isolate GPD5lz chromosome 8, ASM2569854v1, whole genome shotgun sequence genomic window:
- the LOC105790395 gene encoding uncharacterized protein LOC105790395, with amino-acid sequence MGRWSQFVVAVTILAVGLLSASATARPCKTFFVASYSFSFENPNDPSSSTGFVTVFTEIGQLNVVPPRPKPSDVLSSLRERSKDILSVVVALLFGVGSGALTAATLYLVWTLFSARSDYHRACLEDDESDGELSPKKIGYVTIPTVNVKEVN; translated from the coding sequence ATGGGAAGGTGGAGTCAATTCGTGGTTGCGGTGACTATTCTGGCGGTGGGCCTCCTTTCGGCATCAGCCACCGCTAGACCCTGCAAGACATTCTTCGTCGCCTCCTATTCTTTCTCTTTTGAAAACCCTAACGACCCTTCCTCCTCCACCGGATTCGTCACCGTCTTCACCGAGATCGGTCAATTGAACGTCGTACCACCAAGACCCAAGCCCTCCGATGTCTTGAGCTCTCTCCGTGAGCGCAGTAAGGACATCCTTAGCGTGGTCGTCGCTCTTCTCTTCGGCGTCGGTAGCGGCGCTCTCACGGCGGCTACCCTCTACTTGGTCTGGACCCTCTTCTCGGCCCGGTCTGATTATCATCGTGCTTGTTTGGAGGATGATGAGAGCGACGGAGAACTTAGCCCTAAGAAGATTGGGTATGTAACCATTCCCACCGTTAACGTTAAGGAAgtcaattga